The following coding sequences lie in one Leucobacter allii genomic window:
- a CDS encoding ABC transporter permease gives MDILLAGLVGGSAYALIAVGVSLVFGVSNIVNFAHGAVFAIGAMLSWWLSGPAGLPIWLVAPAVIAITGLLGWAVYLLAVRPLRRAPGIAVLLATFAVGVILDNLSLKIFGAQTRRLESAFPRDNFELFGFRFGTLSLVIIGVSLVCVAALAWLLGRTKTGRAIRATSQDQEAAQQMGIPVERIQALSFVIASALGGIAGLLVGMYTSNVSPGMGFLAGLQGFAAATIGGLGSIAGAVIGGLLLGVAEALGVSLWGDSVRQLITFGSLLLVLWIRPGGLLGRVPSIASEPMTGTFFGAGKPLRLPPWLGVAAAAVLALLPLIASDYFLRAGSQVWIYALFALSITLAGGFAGQIVLGQAGALAIGAYTSAILVTRYDWGFWPSFLAAGLAAGVLQVILTAPTWRLRGHYVSMATLAAGAFVAALALNLPELTAGSRGISAIPRPELFGVRLGSADSMYWLTLGLLLVGVVLVLRLGSSRLGRVWAAVREDEVAAASAGLHPASYKSLAFGLGSVLAGFAGALYAVQVTFIEPKQFDVSLSVLAVTIAILGGLRTPLGAIVGAAVLVGVPELFRPLADWRLLLYGVLLLALILLRPQGVWADSPWLRERWARLRGRPSERDPVHVGDAAAGGSDSAVVAGGER, from the coding sequence GTGGATATCCTGCTCGCCGGCCTCGTCGGAGGGAGCGCCTACGCGCTCATCGCCGTCGGGGTCTCCCTCGTGTTCGGGGTGTCGAACATCGTCAACTTCGCGCACGGTGCCGTCTTCGCGATCGGCGCCATGCTCTCCTGGTGGCTCTCGGGCCCCGCGGGACTGCCCATCTGGCTCGTCGCCCCCGCCGTGATCGCGATCACGGGCCTCCTCGGCTGGGCCGTGTACCTCTTGGCGGTCCGCCCGCTGCGGCGCGCCCCTGGGATCGCGGTCCTGCTCGCGACCTTCGCGGTCGGCGTCATCCTCGACAACCTCTCGCTCAAGATCTTCGGCGCGCAGACCCGCCGGCTCGAGAGCGCATTCCCGCGCGACAACTTCGAGCTCTTCGGCTTCCGCTTCGGCACGCTCTCGCTCGTCATCATCGGGGTGAGCCTCGTCTGCGTCGCGGCCCTCGCGTGGCTGCTCGGCCGCACCAAGACCGGTCGCGCGATCCGCGCGACCTCGCAGGACCAGGAGGCCGCGCAGCAGATGGGGATCCCGGTCGAACGGATCCAGGCGCTCTCCTTCGTGATCGCCTCAGCACTCGGCGGGATCGCGGGCCTGCTCGTGGGCATGTACACCTCGAACGTGTCGCCCGGCATGGGCTTCCTCGCGGGGCTCCAGGGCTTCGCCGCGGCGACCATCGGCGGCCTCGGATCCATCGCCGGCGCCGTGATCGGAGGCCTCCTCCTCGGGGTCGCCGAGGCCCTCGGCGTCTCGCTCTGGGGGGACTCGGTGCGGCAGCTCATCACCTTCGGATCGCTTCTGCTGGTGCTCTGGATCAGGCCGGGCGGGCTGCTCGGCCGCGTGCCGAGCATCGCGAGCGAACCGATGACGGGCACCTTCTTCGGGGCGGGCAAACCGCTCCGCCTGCCGCCATGGCTCGGGGTCGCGGCCGCCGCGGTGCTCGCGCTGCTCCCGCTCATCGCGAGCGACTACTTCCTCCGGGCCGGCAGTCAGGTGTGGATCTACGCGCTGTTCGCCCTGTCCATCACGCTCGCCGGCGGCTTCGCCGGTCAGATCGTGCTCGGCCAGGCCGGGGCGCTCGCGATCGGCGCCTACACCTCGGCGATCCTCGTCACGAGATACGACTGGGGGTTCTGGCCGAGCTTCCTCGCCGCCGGGCTCGCGGCCGGCGTGCTGCAGGTGATCCTCACGGCGCCGACGTGGCGGCTGCGGGGCCACTACGTGTCGATGGCGACCCTCGCGGCCGGAGCCTTCGTCGCGGCGCTCGCGCTCAATCTTCCCGAGCTCACCGCAGGGTCCCGCGGGATCTCCGCGATCCCGCGGCCCGAGCTCTTCGGCGTGCGGCTCGGCAGCGCCGACTCCATGTACTGGCTCACACTCGGCCTCCTGCTCGTGGGCGTCGTCCTCGTGCTGCGACTCGGCTCCTCCCGGCTCGGGCGCGTCTGGGCCGCGGTGCGCGAGGACGAGGTCGCCGCAGCGTCCGCCGGCCTGCACCCCGCGTCCTACAAGTCGCTCGCGTTCGGGCTGGGATCCGTGCTCGCCGGCTTCGCCGGTGCGCTCTACGCCGTGCAGGTCACGTTCATCGAACCGAAGCAGTTCGACGTGTCGCTGTCGGTCCTCGCCGTGACGATCGCGATCCTCGGCGGGCTCCGCACGCCGCTCGGGGCCATCGTCGGAGCCGCCGTGCTGGTCGGCGTCCCCGAGCTCTTCCGCCCGCTCGCGGACTGGCGCCTCCTGCTCTACGGCGTGCTGCTGCTCGCGCTCATCCTGCTCCGTCCGCAGGGCGTGTGGGCCGATTCCCCGTGGCTGCGCGAGCGCTGGGCGCGCCTGCGCGGCCGCCCGAGCGAGCGCGACCCCGTGCACGTCGGGGATGCGGCCGCCGGCGGCTCCGACTCCGCCGTCGTGGCAGGGGGCGAGCGATG
- a CDS encoding ABC transporter substrate-binding protein: MSSRLRRALAAGATAALALGLAACSSPSSDAEGGSDEPVRFGVALPDTGNSAQYGEYFRQGLDLAASELNADGGIDGRDVELVYEDTQADPAQAPQVAQKFIDDASILAVLGDFGTPATSAASQLYQDAGLVQFAFSASGPDVTDPGDFVFATWVSQEFEAPRLAEFAAETGTDAAVFYHDTDWGQETYGFFQQGEQEYGLNEVYATAYDPESTDFRPLLLAAQKTDPEVIVLISYAADGALITSQARELGIDTPIVGISSIYNQQFIELAGDAAEGVRTLSYFTPENDDPAVQQFISDFEAATGEPTPSDYAIRAYDALYAVAQGAERADELTRQGLRDALDDGEPFTSILYGEYTLDDTRRVSDAEQFPLVIADGAFTIQ; encoded by the coding sequence ATGTCGTCACGTCTTCGCCGGGCCCTCGCGGCCGGCGCTACCGCAGCGCTCGCGCTCGGCCTCGCCGCCTGCTCGTCCCCGTCGAGCGACGCCGAGGGCGGCAGCGACGAGCCGGTCCGCTTCGGCGTCGCGCTGCCCGACACCGGCAACTCCGCGCAGTACGGCGAGTACTTCCGGCAGGGCCTCGATCTCGCCGCGAGCGAGCTGAACGCCGACGGCGGCATCGACGGCCGCGACGTCGAGCTCGTGTACGAGGACACGCAGGCCGATCCCGCGCAGGCGCCCCAGGTCGCGCAGAAGTTCATCGACGACGCGTCGATCCTGGCGGTGCTCGGGGATTTCGGCACGCCCGCCACGTCCGCCGCGAGCCAGCTGTACCAGGACGCCGGCCTCGTGCAGTTCGCCTTCTCCGCCTCGGGCCCCGACGTCACCGATCCCGGCGACTTCGTCTTCGCGACCTGGGTCTCCCAGGAGTTCGAGGCGCCCCGCCTCGCCGAGTTCGCCGCGGAGACGGGCACCGACGCGGCGGTCTTCTACCACGACACCGATTGGGGGCAGGAGACCTACGGCTTCTTCCAGCAGGGCGAGCAGGAGTACGGGCTGAACGAGGTCTACGCCACGGCGTACGACCCCGAGAGCACCGACTTCCGGCCGCTGCTCCTCGCCGCGCAGAAGACCGACCCCGAGGTCATCGTGCTCATCTCCTACGCGGCCGACGGCGCGCTCATCACGAGCCAGGCGCGCGAGCTCGGCATCGACACGCCGATCGTCGGGATCAGTTCGATCTACAACCAGCAGTTCATCGAGCTCGCCGGCGACGCCGCCGAGGGCGTGCGGACCCTCAGCTACTTCACCCCTGAGAACGACGATCCGGCCGTGCAGCAGTTCATCAGCGATTTCGAGGCGGCCACCGGCGAGCCGACCCCGAGCGACTACGCGATCCGCGCCTACGACGCCCTGTACGCCGTGGCGCAGGGCGCCGAGCGCGCGGACGAGCTCACGCGTCAGGGCCTGCGCGACGCGCTCGACGACGGCGAGCCCTTCACCTCCATCCTCTACGGGGAGTACACCCTGGACGACACGCGCCGCGTGAGCGATGCCGAGCAGTTCCCGCTCGTCATCGCGGACGGCGCCTTCACCATCCAGTAA